The nucleotide window GGATATGCATGGCTTTTGAGCTATGCTTTTTGCTCGGTGATTATCGGATTGATAGCGAAGAAAAACAGGTGGATCTAAAAGCGAAAGAGCCGGTTCGAGCTGCATCTTAGTCCAAATGAAAGGGTTTTGAAGCTTTAAAGGCATAAATCTAAATTTTTAAGTATTGAATGAACTGCGCAGCTGTGCTCAGTTTTTATATGCTTCAAGTTCTTTAACTTCGAAATAAAAGATTGGATACCATGCAAAAAGATTTAAGGTTTGATATTAAAAACTCAAAAAATACTCATGGACCTTCGTAGAAGAGAGTTCTGGATGAAATGCAAGCCCAAGGATTTTGCCTTGTTTAACTGCAACGATCTTTTCCTCAAATTTTGCTAAGATCTCTACATCCTTTCCTACGCTTTCAATAATTGGAGCTCTTATAAAGATTGCATCAACTTCTCCAACATTTTTCATTTCAAGCTTTGTCTGAAAGCTCTCTCTTTGCCTTCCAAAGGCATTCCGTTTTACCTTTACATCAAGCAATCCTAATAGCCTCGTTTTAGTCTTTTCAACCTGCTCATCTCCGTATTTGGCAAGAATTATAAGACCGGCGCAGGTCCCCATGATTCGATTTCCATTTTTTGCAAATTCTATGATTTCATCTGCAATTGAGTCTTTAAAAATGAGCTTGCTTATTGTTGTACTCTCCCCACCCGGGATTATCAGCGCATCGCAATCGGGAATAATTCCAGACCTTCTAACGGCAAAGACTTCGCCATTTATCCCAAGGTTTTTCATTGCATTTCTCGTGGCTATTATGTGCTCTTCAACGTCTCCTTGAACTCCAATAACCGCGACCTTCATGCTCCACGCGTCTGTAGAAGCTCTCCTTCGCTTAATTTTGAGACTTCAAGTCCTTTCATCGCATCTCCAAGTTCTTTTGATACTTCAGCGACGATCTCTGGCCGATCATAATGTTCAACAGCTTCAACTATGGCTCTTGCAAATTTTTCGGGATTTGAAGATTTGAAAATGCCAGAGCCAACAAAAACACCATCTGCTCCAAGTCTCATCATCAGCGCAGCATCAGCCGGAGTGGCGATTCCACCTGCCGCAAAGTTTACTACGGGTAATCTTCCAAGATCGCGAATTTCGAGCAAAATCTCATGAATACCGTCAACTATTTCATTAAGCGTGAAACGCTCATAAACGATTTCCCCTTCCACTATAATACCCATTTCTTCTTTAACTTGTCGGGAGAGTTCTGCATATCTTGAGGCGTATTTAACAGCTATATCGTAAATCTTTTCCTCAGGGATGGTTTTTAGAAGGTAAATTGCCTGATTTATTAATCTCATGTGCTTAACTGCTTCAACTACATTTCCGGTTCCTGCTTCTCCCTTTGTTCTGATCATCGCAGCCCCTTCCCATATTCTTCTAACCGCTTCTCCAAGGCTTCTTGCTCCGCAGACAAATGGCACTGTAAAGTCTTTCTTGTATATGTGGAAGAACGTATCCGCCGGAGTGAGAACTTCGCTCTCATCGATCATGTCAACCCCTAAAGCTTCCAGAGCTCTTGCTTCAGCTATATGCCCTATTCTGCATTTTGCCATCACGGGAATCGTCACAGCATCCATTATCTCCTGAATTTTCTTTGGATCTGCCATTCTTGCCACTCCTCCACTTGCTCTGATGTCTGCTGGAACCTTGTGCAAAGCCATTACAGCAACAGCTCCTGCTTCTTCTGCAATTATGGCTTGCTCTACGTTTGTTACGTCCATTATGACTCCTCCTTTCTGCATCTTTGCAAATCCTCTTTTAACGAGCTCTGTGCCAAATCTCAGCTTTTCTATATCCAGCTTCATCATCATATTTTCTGTTCTCGATGCATATAAAATTACCCATAGTTAAAAGAACAATTTATAGTTATATAAAAAGATATTTAAAGAAGTATGAGGAA belongs to Archaeoglobaceae archaeon and includes:
- the pdxT gene encoding pyridoxal 5'-phosphate synthase glutaminase subunit PdxT, with amino-acid sequence MKVAVIGVQGDVEEHIIATRNAMKNLGINGEVFAVRRSGIIPDCDALIIPGGESTTISKLIFKDSIADEIIEFAKNGNRIMGTCAGLIILAKYGDEQVEKTKTRLLGLLDVKVKRNAFGRQRESFQTKLEMKNVGEVDAIFIRAPIIESVGKDVEILAKFEEKIVAVKQGKILGLAFHPELSSTKVHEYFLSF
- the pdxS gene encoding pyridoxal 5'-phosphate synthase lyase subunit PdxS, with amino-acid sequence MMKLDIEKLRFGTELVKRGFAKMQKGGVIMDVTNVEQAIIAEEAGAVAVMALHKVPADIRASGGVARMADPKKIQEIMDAVTIPVMAKCRIGHIAEARALEALGVDMIDESEVLTPADTFFHIYKKDFTVPFVCGARSLGEAVRRIWEGAAMIRTKGEAGTGNVVEAVKHMRLINQAIYLLKTIPEEKIYDIAVKYASRYAELSRQVKEEMGIIVEGEIVYERFTLNEIVDGIHEILLEIRDLGRLPVVNFAAGGIATPADAALMMRLGADGVFVGSGIFKSSNPEKFARAIVEAVEHYDRPEIVAEVSKELGDAMKGLEVSKLSEGELLQTRGA